The Cydia pomonella isolate Wapato2018A chromosome 20, ilCydPomo1, whole genome shotgun sequence genome contains a region encoding:
- the LOC133529388 gene encoding glucose-1-phosphatase-like — protein sequence MFLQLIITTTLCLSGQGYELKQVFIISRHNIRTPFFHNMAFLSPKKWPTWNLEPGKLTPKGRLLEYHMGKYFAGWIIKEKLFDNNCPKDQVFVHANNKSRTKETAISFTKGAFRDCVSTYFKNNTSGNGSDPVFRSSLRNSSEEFRKAAIYEMKKKFDNLKLESAFLELNRIVDFENSSYCKTEKVCDLSEARSEFFVQVNKSPDVLGGLKIGWRIVDNFLMEYYDGMAPENVAWGEIQTVNQWESLMAILRGYLELRFATKNLDRDIASNLLEYVTDIFLNGQKKFYLIVGHDGNISLLMSSLRFKDYVLHDQLEKAPIGGKLVFQKWYDAKKDQDLLRVNYVYHSTKQIRDGVEVSLQNPPQWQLLEMENCAVDGNGFCPWNDFIYILKTV from the coding sequence atgtttctACAATTAATTATTACTACTACGCTCTGCTTGAGCGGTCAGGGGTATGAGTTGAAACAAGTGTTTATTATATCAAGACATAATATACGAACGCCGTTCTTTCATAATATGGCATTCCTAAGTCCTAAAAAGTGGCCTACTTGGAACTTGGAGCCTGGTAAATTAACTCCAAAGGGACGTCTTCTCGAATACCACATGGGAAAGTATTTTGCTGGTTGGATAATTAAAGAGAAGTTATTTGACAACAACTGCCCGAAAGACCAGGTTTTCGTTCATGCAAATAATAAATCTAGGACGAAAGAAACTGCGATATCCTTTACCAAAGGCGCCTTTAGAGACTGCGTCAGTACatacttcaaaaataatacCAGTGGTAATGGTAGTGATCCAGTATTTAGATCAAGCCTTAGAAATTCTTCAGAAGAATTTAGAAAAGCTGCAATATATGAAATGAAGAAGAAATTCGACAATCTAAAGTTGGAAAGCGCCTTTTTGGAACTGAACAGAATTGtcgattttgaaaattcatcaTATTGTAAAACGGAAAAGGTCTGCGATTTGAGTGAAGCGAGAAGtgaattttttgttcaagtaaaCAAGAGCCCGGACGTTTTGGGCGGTTTAAAAATTGGTTGGAGAATTGTAGACAATTTTTTAATGGAATATTATGACGGCATGGCGCCAGAAAATGTGGCTTGGGGAGAAATTCAAACTGTTAACCAATGGGAATCTTTAATGGCGATATTAAGAGGCTATCTTGAGTTGCGCTTCGCAACGAAGAATTTGGATAGAGATATAGCTTCAAATCTCCTTGAATATGTAACTGATATATTTCTAAATGGTCAGAAGAAGTTTTATCTCATTGTCGGACACGATGGAAATATAAGTTTATTGATGTCGTCTTTAAGATTTAAAGACTATGTTCTGCATGATCAACTTGAAAAAGCGCCTATTGGAGGGAAGCTTGTGTTTCAAAAATGGTACGACGCTAAAAAGGATCAAGACTTGCTGCGAGTGAACTACGTGTATCATTCCACTAAACAAATAAGAGATGGCGTTGAAGTGAGCTTACAAAATCCGCCGCAGTGGCAGCTCCTTGAAATGGAAAATTGTGCTGTGGATGGAAACGGCTTCTGTCCGTGGaatgattttatatatattctaaAGACTGTATAA